The genomic region CTCCATGGATTTGTACCTTTGCTCATCACCTTTATGACCCGGCTACTTACAACAAAGTGACTGAAAATtacaaataaaaacaaaacaaacatAAAAAAAGTGAAAGCGCAGTTATATTTAAAACAAAGTGCAATTGCATCAATACAAAACTAAAAGAAATAAACAAATTACAAGTAACAAAACAATTACTGGAATTTTACAAGTGACTCAACTTCACACGAGTGGCTAAATCCATACAAGTATAATAAAAAAAAGACTAAAACTTCAATAAAAAAAGAGGCGCTCCTTTACTTTTAAGCATGAGTAGAAAGATAGAGTGTGTAATTAAGCATGAGACAATGGTAATTGTTCAATAAAAAAAAGACCAAAACTTCAATAAAAAAATGGCCTTGTGCCATTTgagtagagagagtgtgtgtgtagTTAAGCATGACCAGTGCAGTAGAGAGGATATATGCGGAGGGGAACTTTTGGTCTATGGGGACATATGCACCCTATATGGGAAAAAattagtaattcaacaaaaagtcaaaaattcctgaaaatatttttgaaataaacttgaccttctattgtacttgtgagaaataaaatccacaaaaaaaatatccttttgacttcttttcaaaaaagacaaatttttggctaaaatggtgtgaatagtgacctataatagcaaataaattttgtcttttttgctgtgagGTCAACCTTTTTTTTCGTCGACATTTATATATcagtgcaaaagtaagtcaagtgtTTTGTCAAAATAGTTCTTTCCTGTTTTGACTTTTTATTAAAATATTAAAAGAAATCCCCATATAGGGTGCATATACAACCAGGAACCAATGTGTATTTCCCGGATATATGCTTCCTGTCTAGATCTGCAGGACCCCAGCAGTCAGTCCAATCAGTGATGCATACCCCATGAATTTATACCTTTGTTCATCTTTATGACCCAAACTACTCAACCGTTTCACTTTGGAGTAGTTCTCAACTTGTTTTAGAAGTGATCCATTAACTACTTAACATTTTTTCGATGATCAATTACTTGGGAAAGTTCTGGCTACACCGAGACACACTGCATCCATGACCCATGGtgaacaataaaataaaataaaacagcaAAAAAAATCAACAGGTTCTGAAACTTTGTGGCTTAGATTATGACCAAATGGTGTATGTGCTTGAAACATTAGGTGCAAAAAAACATTCGCAGATCTCCATGTAAACAAAGAAAATTCTGCTCAACAGTGGACAAAAATTTGAGCACCACTGCAAGCCACATGTTATTTTACTGTTCATCGTGGTTGTAGTGTGCCTGCTTGACTAGCATGTTAATTTCTGGTTTAATGCATTTCAGCTCGGAGGCTTAACTTGAAGCCTCTTCTTGGTCCATGGCTGAACGTGGAGCACACGCCGGAGGACCTCCTCACCGGCGTCAGCTTCGCGTCGGGCGCCACCGGGTTCGACCCGCTGACCCCGCAGATCGTGAACGTGTTCACCATGGACCAGGAGCTGGAGTTCTTCGACGAGTACCGGCGCAGGCTGGTGGGCATCGTGGGGGAGGCCGAGACGCGCCGCATCATCGCCGGCGCCTTCTTCTTCGTGGTCACCGGGACCGACGACTTCGCCAATACCTATTTCATGACGCCCTACCGCGCCGGCGACTACGACATCCCGGCGTACGTGGACCTCCTCCTGGTCGGCGccgaggccttcctccgcaacaCCAGCGCGCGCGGCGCCCGGAAGATGGGCTTCACGGGGATGCCGCCCATCGGGTGCGTCCCCTCGCAGCGCACCATcggcggcgggccgcggcggcgctgcGAGGCTCGCCGGAACTACGCGGCGCTCATGTACAACAAGGCGCTGCAGCAGCTCATCGACAGGCTCAACGCCGACCCCACGTTCCACACCCTCGTCGTCTACTTCGACATCTACGACATCATCGAGGAGCTCGCCGTGCACGGCGACCGGTGGGGGTTCACGGAGCTCACGCACGGCTGCTGCGGCTCCGGGCTCATCGAGGTCACCATGCTCTGTGACACGAGGTACATGGGGGTCTGCGACGACGTGGACAAGCACGTGTTCTTCGACAGCTACCACCCCACGCAGAGGGCGTATGAGATCATCGTCGACCACATCTTCAAGAACTACGTGCCCCTCATGCATCTCTGATTGATTGGCCCATCCATTCTTGTTAATTTGATTGTGGACGATGCATGATAGTGTTGTACTACCAGTGGAATGCAGTGATACTTCCTTATATTAATTAGCTTTTACGGATTTAAGATGCTGTCGAAGACGATAATGAATGATTCGAAGGGTACCTGCATTCTCCTTTTTACATTTTAACTGTGATTCCGTTAGAAAATATTGCTACtttttactccctccgtcgcataatgtaagacgtttgctgactctagtgtagtgtcaaaaaacgagGGAGTATGTTTTAGCTGTGTGAAGCTGAAAAAACCTTGAGTTATATACTACTTCCTCCATCCCGAATTAGCAGTaatagatttgtctagatacatatatatctagacatgttttagtgctacggacatccgtatctagacaaatctaacacaactaatttggaacggaggtagtaatatttATTATTGGCATACCAAACACATGCCAGAATGACATGGCATTTAACTTGATTAACAACTCAGGCCCATATTCGTTAGGGATATATCCGACTAAAAACAGAGAACTGTCAGGTTGACCCAAAAGCTCAAGAACCAAAACTGGGCTTGGGCCTCACTTTTCAGCCAGCAGCCCGGCCAATAAGCCAAAAGCCCAAAACGAGTGGGCTTAGCTATTTTTTAGGTAAAATAAGCATACTACTTTTGTTTTATCCCACAACTAATATAGTCATTATTCAATACGAAAAGAGCCGTTTAGCATGTTATCGCACCACATGAGGCTTGAGCTTGGCAATTTTAGGACGAGCTTTGTAGAGATCGGCCCAAAACCCGACCTGGCTTGGCTATGCCCATGTCTATATCTGACATGGCACAAGCAATGTGGTATGGCTAGCCGCACTGATTTGACATAATTTGATACAATTTCATTGAATTCAATTTTTAATGAAAATTAAGTGAAACTTGCATTTTCTTGTGTTACGTTGCGTGGTGAACATTCCATTATTTTGTTACCCGAAAAGTAAGCATCGGGCAAAGTCAAATTTTGGAATACACTCTAATAAAAAAATTGCATCCTAGTTGAACTAATGATAATGTTTCAATGTCCAAATATTCGAGAAAATACCGTTTGTTGCTCTAACATTCCATAGCTTTATATGCTTGTAAATTTGAATAGAACATCCTTTGGTTTGCTCCTATATAGAGAAAGGCAAGAGCTGCAATATATTGCTTTTGTAGATGTTTTTAGGGCAATTCATTTTAGCACATAATTTGTTATTTTCCAAGGAAGCAATAATGCTtgtccattttaaataaacttacAAAAATTTAGCACATAACTTGTTTTTTTCTAGTACttgctgttggggatcgtagcagaaatttaaaattttctacgcatcaccaagatcaatctatggagtaatctagcaacgaggggaagggaagtgcatctaaatacccttgtagatcgctaagcggaagcgttgcaagaacgcggatgaaggagtcgtactcgcagcaattcagatcgcggttgattccgatctaagcgccgaacaacggcgcctccgcgttcaacacacgtgcagcccggtgacgtctcctacgccttgatccagcaaggggagaaggagaggttggggaagactctgtccagcagcaacacgacggcgtggtggtggtggaggagcgcgggactccagcagggcttcgccaagcactacgagagacgaggagggagaggggtagggctgcgccaacagggtgatcgaatcgtgtgttgggctgcccctttgcctccactatatatagggggagagggagggctgcgcccccacctatagttcccaccctaggggtggcggcatccctagatcccatctagggtggcggccacaagggggagagggggaggcgcacctgaggtgggccttagggcccatctgccctagggtttgcccccctcccttcttggaggcaccttgggccttggtgggaggcgccccggcccacctaggggctgatcccttccc from Triticum aestivum cultivar Chinese Spring chromosome 4A, IWGSC CS RefSeq v2.1, whole genome shotgun sequence harbors:
- the LOC123087466 gene encoding GDSL esterase/lipase At1g59030, whose product is MMITLGSKMMITSRWRLLVAAAVAMAMAAPAIVCGRDLNQTMTAQAVQQQQGSSNKKPLVTALIVFGDSIVDPGNNNNLPATRMKANHAPYGKDFAGHVATGRFSNALLPPDLIARRLNLKPLLGPWLNVEHTPEDLLTGVSFASGATGFDPLTPQIVNVFTMDQELEFFDEYRRRLVGIVGEAETRRIIAGAFFFVVTGTDDFANTYFMTPYRAGDYDIPAYVDLLLVGAEAFLRNTSARGARKMGFTGMPPIGCVPSQRTIGGGPRRRCEARRNYAALMYNKALQQLIDRLNADPTFHTLVVYFDIYDIIEELAVHGDRWGFTELTHGCCGSGLIEVTMLCDTRYMGVCDDVDKHVFFDSYHPTQRAYEIIVDHIFKNYVPLMHL